The DNA segment ATCATCATATAAGTTAGAAACATTGCTCTCAATTAGATAATGGAAGTACCAATGCTGCAGCAGAATCTTTCAATACAATAGTAATGGATTTCAGAAGACAATTCAGAGGTGTTGTTGATGTAAAGTTCTCCTTGTTCAGATTAACAAAAATATTTGCATGACAACTATAAGCAGCATTTATACCCAACTTTTGACACTGACCCATTATTTTTTTTACGTTGAGATAATCCATTTTAGATAAAAAAAAGCCACTCGAATAAATCGAATGGCTTTTAGTGGCTCCCCCTTCAGGACTTGAACCTGAGACCCTCTGATTAACAGTCAGATGCTCTAACCAACTGAGCTAAGGAGGAATGAACCTTGTATAAAACAAAGTGAAATATATATGTTTATGATAGCTCCCCCTTCAGGACTTGAACCTGAGACCCTCTGATTAACAGTCAGATGCTCTAACCAACTGAGCTAAGGAGGAGTGTATTTAATATATTTCAATACAATTATTTTGCTCTTTTGAGAGCACTTTTGCATTTGTAAGCGATCGACTTTTCGATAGCTGTTTTGTCAAATGCGGAGCAAAAGTAATAGGATTATTGAAAGTATGCAATATCTTTGTGAAAAAAAATAGAAAAAAATTACATTAATTTATTAAAAGTCTGATTATGAGTAAGGTTCTTGGAATGGGAAATGCATTGGTTGATATTTTAGCAAGGATAGAACACGATGATTTACTGGAGAAACTCAATTTACCCAAAGGTAGCATGCAATTAGTGGATGCTGATACCTCGTCTAAGGTGTTAGATGAAATTGCTAATTATACCAAGGAGCAGGCATCAGGAGGGTCTGCGGCTAATACCATTCATGGCTTATCTTGTTTAGCTGTGTCAACTGGTTTTTTTGGAAAGGTAGGAAGGGACGAACTGGGTGCTTTTTTCAAGAAGGATATGAGTGAAAATAACATAGAGCCCCAACTATTGGAGAGTGATAGTTCATCAGGAAAAGCAGTTGCTCTTATTAGTCCCGATTCGGAACGAACCTTTGCTACTTACCTGGGGGCTGCAGTTGAGTTGTGTGCCGAAGATGTGTGTGATGCGTTGTTTAAAGGCTACTCCCATTTTCATATTGAAGGTTATCTGGTATATAACCAACCCTTAATTGAAAAAGCTCTTAAATGTGCCAAAGAAGCAAATTTGATTGTTTCATTAGACCTGGCAAGTTTTAATGTGGTGGAAGATAACCTGACTTTTTTGAAGGATATGGTGGCTAAGTATGTAGATATTCATTTTGCTAACGAAGAGGAAGCAAAGGCTTTTACTAACAAGACACATCAAGAGGCACTGGATGAGATGGCAAAGGATTGCAATATTGCAGTTTTGAAATTGGGAAAAAATGGGTCGCTGATTAAACAAGCTGAAACTACTTTTGAAGTAGGTGTTATACCCGCTAAAAGTATCGATACTACAGGTGCTGGGGACTTATATGCTGCCGGATTTTTATATGGCCTCGTAAATCTTATGCCGCTTGATAAATGTGGAGAGATCGGTGCTTTGCTTTCGGGAAATGTAATTGAAGTGGTGGGGCCAAAAATGGATGACGAGCGATGGAAAAAAATTCATTCAGAATTAAAGAAATTAAAAAACTGATTTGGTAGATAATAGAGGATGCACCAGGCTGTGTTTGTGCTATTGAATAGAATATTGTAAGCATGGGATGGAATCAGACATAATACTCTCCATCCCATTGCTTTGTGTGTTTTATTGATGCTTTATTTCTTTTTGAAGGGTCTGATTAACACGCGTAGAGACTGGTCGCGTGAAAAATAGCTCTGAGCCCAATTGATAAAAATAAACAATCGGTTTTTAACTCCAACAATGGCCATCAAGTGGACAATAAGCCACATGAACCAGGCTATTACACCCGAGAAAGTAAAGGAAGGCAAGTCTACCACTGCCATATTACGACCTATGGTAGCCATTGATCCTTTGTCGCGGTATTCAAATTCTTTGGCAGTGCCACGTATCAGATTTTTAGATAGCAGGTGGGCTTGTTGTATGGCAACCTGGGCAACTTGTGGATGACCATTGGCATATTTTTCGGTTACCATTGAAGCCATATCGCCCAGGGCATAAATGTCGTTTAGTCCTTTTACCTGATTGGTTCTATCCACCGATAAGCGGTTTCCTCTCACGTAATATTCATCTGCAATACCAGGTATGCGTCTAACTCCAACGCCGGCTGTCCATACTAAATTTTGAACTTTATAGCTAGTGCCGTCCTCCAAGGTCATATCGTCACCATTGTAGTCTAATATTTTGGTCTTGAGGTGTACTTCTACGCCCAGGCGGGTAAGGAACTTAAACGCACTATTGCCAGCTTTCTCACTCATGCCGTTTAGCAGGCGGGGAGCGGCCTCATATAACCGTATTTTCATTCGGTTAAAATCAAGTTCCGGATAGTCTTTGGGCAATACGTAACTTTTTAATTCTGCAATGGCTCCAGAAAGCTCTACCCCCGTGGGGCCACCTCCTACAATCACTACCGAGAGTTGTTTGGCCTGTTCTTTACTATTTTCAGTTAAAATGGCTGTTTCAAAGCTTTCGAGAATGCGGTTTCGTAGGTTGATAGCCTGTGCTGTTGACTTCATTGAAATTCCATATTGCTCGATGTTTTTATTGCCAAAGTAGTTTGTGTCGACCCCGGTTGCCAATACCAGTTTATCGTAGCTTAGTTCGCCTGCTTTGGTGATTATTATCTTCTCTTGAGGTTTTACTTCTAGTAATTCGGTATTTCTAAAGTGTAGGTTGGTGAATTTCT comes from the Saccharicrinis fermentans DSM 9555 = JCM 21142 genome and includes:
- a CDS encoding adenosine kinase, with the protein product MSKVLGMGNALVDILARIEHDDLLEKLNLPKGSMQLVDADTSSKVLDEIANYTKEQASGGSAANTIHGLSCLAVSTGFFGKVGRDELGAFFKKDMSENNIEPQLLESDSSSGKAVALISPDSERTFATYLGAAVELCAEDVCDALFKGYSHFHIEGYLVYNQPLIEKALKCAKEANLIVSLDLASFNVVEDNLTFLKDMVAKYVDIHFANEEEAKAFTNKTHQEALDEMAKDCNIAVLKLGKNGSLIKQAETTFEVGVIPAKSIDTTGAGDLYAAGFLYGLVNLMPLDKCGEIGALLSGNVIEVVGPKMDDERWKKIHSELKKLKN
- a CDS encoding NAD(P)/FAD-dependent oxidoreductase — protein: MKNGFNLPNNGKKRVIIIGAGFAGLKLARKMAGSQYQVVMIDKRNFHQFQPLFYQVATSGLEPSNISFPIRKAFQKFTNLHFRNTELLEVKPQEKIIITKAGELSYDKLVLATGVDTNYFGNKNIEQYGISMKSTAQAINLRNRILESFETAILTENSKEQAKQLSVVIVGGGPTGVELSGAIAELKSYVLPKDYPELDFNRMKIRLYEAAPRLLNGMSEKAGNSAFKFLTRLGVEVHLKTKILDYNGDDMTLEDGTSYKVQNLVWTAGVGVRRIPGIADEYYVRGNRLSVDRTNQVKGLNDIYALGDMASMVTEKYANGHPQVAQVAIQQAHLLSKNLIRGTAKEFEYRDKGSMATIGRNMAVVDLPSFTFSGVIAWFMWLIVHLMAIVGVKNRLFIFINWAQSYFSRDQSLRVLIRPFKKK